In a genomic window of Drosophila takahashii strain IR98-3 E-12201 chromosome 3L, DtakHiC1v2, whole genome shotgun sequence:
- the LOC108059313 gene encoding uncharacterized protein, whose protein sequence is MSGNLFKWTVLGRQPRTAGLTANRRILRLADDAIARFRKPFFESWRRRRRFEEYEKREIPARQQVPRIRRIRYPGTKENPFHRKPDYLPGKGEVLEPTRIQPPRNSMCYSAIRFFGSSSTGGGSGEPPEDREGKLIKFPVGSRSGKPKTGKIEILEKKPLEASQSELISGLSGKSTKALDQSGKDGKDEEPENVLYNSFADHMSASGEIPRDFNDHSGIQSQPPERSQSGSSSPTGSKPPTGRNPPTKPPLGPSDPSGTPPNNPFKPPTKKPNHPLKGEKPPSKPPMAKKPPKPASKSPTGSKPPSKPPTGSKPTSKTPVASKPPGKAPTKPPSKPPTASKPPGKSPPGPKAPTGGGASKKGGAAGGKSGKDSGGSRVITLMPGDGIGPEISMAVIKILEAAKAPLIFEPVDVTPVTNSKGQTTVPEQVIESMNRTKVGLKGPLMTPVGTGFRSLNLTLRQLFNLYANIRPCRSLPGVETIYGEVDIVTIRENTEGEYSGIEHTLVNGVVQSIKLITRNASLRVAEYAFQYALAMKRKKVTAVAESLVMRMSDGLFLRCVREMAEKYKSKMDQAGIKYEESNMTTVCLNIVQDPRRYDMLVLPNLYGDIISDTCAGLIGGLGLTPSGNVGTNGAIFESVHGTAPDIAGKDLANPTALLLSSVMMLHYIGLHEHADNIEQAVLKTIKDDNIRTMDLGGKAKCSEYTDALIKNLK, encoded by the coding sequence ATGTCCGGCAATTTGTTCAAATGGACTGTTCTTGGCCGGCAGCCAAGAACCGCCGGCTTGACAGCCAATCGAAGGATCCTCCGTCTGGCGGACGATGCGATTGCCCGGTTTCGTAAGCCATTTTTCGAGTCCTGGCGACGTCGCCGGCGCTTCGAGGAGTACGAAAAGAGGGAGATTCCAGCGCGGCAGCAAGTTCCAAGGATCCGACGCATTCGCTATCCGGGAACTAAGGAAAATCCCTTTCACAGAAAACCCGACTATTTGCCGGGAAAGGGTGAAGTGCTAGAGCCCACTCGCATCCAGCCACCTAGGAATTCCATGTGCTATTCTGCTATAAGATTCTTTGGTAGCTCCTCCACTGGTGGAGGATCTGGTGAACCACCGGAGGATCGTGAGGGAAAGCTTATCAAGTTCCCTGTGGGTTCTCGTTCGGGAAAGCCGAAAACGGGGAAGATTGAGATCTTGGAAAAGAAACCGCTCGAAGCTTCTCAGTCGGAATTAATATCAGGATTGTCTGGAAAGTCCACAAAGGCTCTGGATCAATCGGGAAAAGACGGAAAGGATGAGGAACCCGAGAATGTATTGTATAATTCGTTTGCAGATCATATGAGCGCATCAGGGGAAATACCTAGGGATTTCAATGATCACTCAGGAATTCAATCGCAGCCTCCAGAACGAAGTCAAAGTGGCAGCAGTTCACCAACTGGTAGTAAACCGCCTACTGGAAGGAATCCGCCTACCAAACCGCCTTTAGGACCCAGTGATCCTTCAGGTACTCCTCCTAACAATCCTTTTAAGCCACCGACGAAAAAACCCAATCATCCACTAAAGGGAGAAAAGCCTCCCAGTAAACCACCAATGGCTAAAAAACCTCCCAAGCCTGCAAGTAAATCACCAACAGGAAGCAAACCTCCCAGTAAACCTCCTACGGGAAGTAAACCTACCAGTAAAACACCTGTAGCAAGTAAACCTCCTGGTAAAGCGCCTACTAAACCTCCCAGCAAACCACCAACTGCAAGTAAACCTCCAGGTAAATCACCACCTGGACCCAAGGCCCCAACAGGAGGAGGCGCCAGTAAGAAAGGCGGCGCAGCTGGGGGCAAGTCTGGCAAGGATTCGGGTGGCTCAAGAGTCATAACCCTAATGCCGGGCGATGGCATTGGACCGGAGATATCGATGGCCGTCATTAAGATCCTGGAGGCCGCAAAGGCACCTCTGATCTTCGAGCCCGTGGACGTGACACCTGTTACGAATAGCAAGGGTCAGACAACGGTGCCCGAACAGGTGATCGAAAGCATGAACCGCACAAAGGTGGGCCTGAAGGGACCCCTGATGACACCCGTGGGTACTGGCTTCCGCTCCCTGAATCTCACCCTGCGCCAGCTCTTTAACCTATATGCCAACATTCGACCCTGCAGATCTTTGCCCGGTGTGGAGACCATTTACGGGGAGGTGGACATCGTGACCATTCGCGAGAACACCGAGGGCGAGTACTCGGGCATCGAGCACACTCTGGTCAACGGAGTGGTGCAGAGCATCAAGCTGATCACGAGGAATGCCTCCTTGCGAGTGGCCGAGTACGCCTTTCAGTACGCTTTGGCCATGAAGAGGAAAAAGGTAACAGCAGTCGCGGAATCACTGGTCATGCGGATGTCGGATGGATTATTCCTTCGCTGCGTCCGGGAAATGGCCGAGAAATACAAGAGCAAAATGGACCAAGCGGGCATTAAGTATGAGGAATCCAACATGACCACCGTCTGCCTGAATATCGTCCAGGATCCCAGGCGATACGATATGCTGGTGCTGCCCAATCTGTACGGCGACATCATCTCGGACACGTGTGCCGGATTGATCGGAGGACTGGGACTGACCCCCTCGGGAAATGTGGGAACCAATGGTGCCATCTTCGAGTCGGTACATGGAACTGCTCCGGATATCGCGGGCAAGGATTTGGCCAATCCTACCGCCCTCCTGCTCTCCTCCGTGATGATGCTGCACTACATCGGGTTGCACGAACATGCGGATAACATAGAACAGGCTGTGCTGAAGACTATCAAAGATGACAATATCCGCACCATGGATTTGGGCGGCAAGGCCAAGTGCTCCGAGTACACCGACGCATTGATCAAGAACCTCAAGTGA